The following coding sequences lie in one Spodoptera frugiperda isolate SF20-4 chromosome 24, AGI-APGP_CSIRO_Sfru_2.0, whole genome shotgun sequence genomic window:
- the LOC118278725 gene encoding uncharacterized protein LOC118278725: MSYNQIKKIDDLSLERMQASSASCDTCFCHLIPTPEDERRNLGTSFKKSFSSYNPGKKRRNVGGRRGIDIPLVFAKGEQGVYSTNEVVKRKSSCGGCGCSDREKIISKYSYANIHLTAPELAPLSPPAHLCARPTDSVVEKPKPINNIKVTTDRVTIDPDSENSETSLQNHRVHRTVREPNMSEKKSVTSLIDAQYERDEDSIFDR; this comes from the exons ATGAGTTACAATCAGATTAAAAAAATCGACGATCTATCGTTGGAACGTATGCAAGCCTCATCAGCTTCTTGCGACACATGCTTCTGTCACCTCATCCCGACTCCAGAAGACGAGAGAAGGAACCTAGGAACTTCTTTCAAAAAGAGTTTTTCTTCTTATAACCCTGGAAAGAAAAGGAGGAACGTTGGAGGGAGAAGAGGGATTGATATTCCTTTGGTTTTCGCCAAGGGAGAGCAAG GTGTCTACTCCACAAATGAGGTGGTAAAACGCAAGTCCTCGTGCGGTGGCTGTGGCTGCAGTGATAGGGAGAAGATTATATCGAAGTATTCCTACGCCAATATACATCTGACTGCACCTGAACTGGCTCCTTTGTCCCCGCCCGCCCATCTCTGCGCCCGTCCGACTGATAGCGTTGTTG AAAAACCGAAaccaataaacaatataaaggTGACTACAGACAGAGTTACCATAGACCCGGACAGCGAGAACTCAGAGACAAGCCTCCAGAACCATAGAGTACATAGAACTGTCAGAGAGCCCAATATGTCGGAGAAGAAGTCGGTTACAAGTCTTATAGACGCTCAGTATGAGAGAGATGAAGATAGTATTTTCGATAGATGA